The genomic stretch TGCGTTTCATGGGGTTCTGAGGATGGGATTCAACAGAATGCTATCGCCGTACCAGCTATGGTCAATTCTGATTCTAGGTTCGATAAAAAATCCTAACTTGTTCATTAAATTTTCAATACTGGGTTTCTGTTGTACTTTTTAATTTCATTATCTACTACGTTGAAATGCTCACTTTGCAATTCTGCTTAATACTGATAGTTTTTTATGATTTTCTCCCCCTTTTCCATTGGGCAGTTCCTCACGGCTTACAAACGAAATTCCATCTCTTGTGAATGGAGATGATTTGGAACACCTTTGTCGGATTGTTGAGGAGAAAGATGGAGGTCCTGCTTGGATTAAGATGATGGATCGTTCCACCCCAACTATGGGCTATCAAGCATGGCGAAGGGACCCCGAGGTAATTTTAACATTCATTCTTTTCAATCTTAGTGCTCTATACTTGGCAACTTTAGCTTTTAGAATAACAAGATTGGGATTTGGAAGAGAACCAGATCATATATCTAGTTATGGCCAAAGATGTGTACTTAAATATGCAACTCATTGCACAATTGAATGTTAAATTGGATTGTGTTTTGGTATGATGTCTTCGCAGACCGGACCTCCACAATACCGTAGCAGAACTGTGTTTGAGGATGCCACGGCTGAGTTGGTGAGGGATTTCTTTTGGGATGATGAGTTTCGAATGAAGtgggatgacatgcttattcattcatctattttggaGGAATGCCCAACTACTGGAGCCATGGTTGTGCAATGGGTGCGCAAGGTGAGCTAGAACTTTTATTTATTCCAGATTGATTCATGTCATGATTTCTCTCTGCTGCTTTCATTTATAGCTCATAATTTTTGCAATGTTCTTGTTTTTTTTTGGAACAGTTCCCCTTCTTTTGTAGCGATAGAGAGTACTTGATAGGTCGTCGCATTTGGGAATCAGGACAGGCGTACTACTGTGTCACTAAGGTATGAGAAGAAATTTGTTACCAGATTAGCATCCTTCTTGCATTTTAGATTTTGATCAATAATAGTATCTAGCTCAGTAGAGAACTTATTTTCACTTTGTGAGTAGAGGATATTATTGAGTACTGTCACTCCTTACTCTTGGAGTGTACATTCAGATATAGTTTCTTGCATGTTTACTTTGATCAATGAAAGTTCCTAGTTCAGTAGTTAacttattttcttgtttaatttttCTTAGGGAGTACCCTACCCATCTGTTGAAAGGCGCAGCAAACCTAGACGTGTTGATTTATACTATTCGAGCTGGTGCATTCGTCCAGGTAATCATTGTTCTATTCGTTTAAAAATGATCTTTTGACCATGTATCTGTTTTGTGGAAATGTAGGAAACATGCTTTTAGTttcaaacttttgaactgcttttTGATAGTGAAGGATgctgatttgttttttttttattatgaaccAGTTGAATCAAGAAGAGGAGATGGCCTGATGACTTCCTGTGAGGTTTTACTGTTTCACCACGAGGATATGGGTATACCCTGGGAACTTGCAAAACTTGGAGTCCGGCAGGGTATGTGGGGAGCTGTTAAGAAGATTGATCCTGGTTTGCGCAAATACCAGAAGGCAAGAGCCGCTGGAGCCCCATTTTCACGATGTGCCCATTTGGCTCATATTAACACAAAAGTCAGTGCTGACTACCTGAGAACAATAGAAAATGCTTGTGAAGATTCATCAGTGGTCGAAGGACACAACACATTGGAGAAACAAGAAGGAAAGAACATTCCTAAACTTCTAGTTGTCGGTGGGGCAGTTCTGCTCGCCTGCAGTCTTGACCGGGGACTATTAACCAAGGCCGTTATTTTTGGGGTTGCCCGAAGATTCGCTAAAATTGGAAGAAGGTTATGATCCAGATTccagagtgatttttgcttgttcTTACCAAGAGGGGCCATGAAAAGCTCGTCATTTGTAAATTTAGAAAATTTGCTCATATGGTGGATTTTCCCACTCAGCTACTTTCATGAGCTACCTTCACAAGCATTGAAGGTTATTCTTTttctttatatttatttttccttGTTCGGGCGCTAGGAAAGAGCTGTAGAATTGACAACCCCCGCCAAAAGAGTAAAAcagaaaatgaagagaaatgaAAAAGAGGTCAAGTTCCTGTATTTTAAATATGGATGTCTTAGAAAAGTATCTTCTGCGGCATGAAAAATAACAGGCTTATTCAACTTTTTCCTCCTTTTGGAGAGTTATGTTAGGACAAAATTTACATTAAAAGGTTAGCAGTGTTATGCCTTTGCTCTTTTTAAAGTATCATATAGTGTAAAGTGTCTTTATATTTGGTGTAGCTTTTGGGCATCCATGTAATCTGAAGTAGTAGTGATGAGTATCTATGTAGCTGGTGTAATTCTTAGACGTGAATTTTGTACCTATCTCTTTGAAATATGTCTAATGATATATAAACTTTGTCAATTGACAGATTTTGGTATTTTATTAGATTTAATATAAACCAAGCATTAGAATGTTTATCTACTGTCAGTCAGCATTATGTAATATTGTTAATAAACTAAATTTTAGAAGATCAGAATAGTGCCGTATTTCACATGAATTGAATTGGCTGttgtcaatttaaaaaaaaaaaaaaagtatatacgTGGAGTCGTATGGTCCTGGTAAGATCCACCAACATAGGCTGCATGTGAATTCCACGTTGAATCTTTCTCagcatttatttaaataataaaatttaacatatGTCTATAATATCACTGACCATCTTCTTCAGTCCTATTTAGACTCAAAGTTAGAAATTGCATAACGTTAGAATAAAAATATGTACACATTAAATTAATAGACGGTCCGCATGTAGAACCGACTCATTCACATTTGATAAAGAAGTTGAGGAAAGGCGTTCCCTCTTCTTTTGATTGGACCATTTTAAGTGAGTACTTTGAAGATAGTGATTTTCACACGGTTTGACCTACGAATGTAACCTAACTACTCCAATAACCAAGAcccttaataataataataataataataataataataataagcaaaTTATTGAATAGTGATTACTTTTAACAGATTATAAaaggtatttttcaaaaaaatatttttatgaaaactacataatttataataaaaataacatatataacatttcaatataataagtttatttatggtgtatttttttaatttttttttcattatatttaCGTTTATAGGAATTttggttatatatattttttaataaagaatgagaattttaaataataataataataaaatgttttTGTTTATCTATATTTTTCTTTGTACAAAATGTTAAAGGGTGATTAacttttaatataattatatgttgaaAGAGTGAAATATTGAaaaagttatatattttttaaaactaaaaaaatgaacAATCAACAATTTGGAATTATTTATTatcataatattttttaattatatatgtttGTACATCTAAATAAGTAAACTAATAGAACTATTAGATTATAtattggaatttttttaaatatatgacttttataccatcaatgtccaaaaatatgaaaattatggggccgtttggtaaaatttttgtttttgaattttttaaacacaaaaataaaaatattattttatttttatttctctattttaaaaaaataaaaatatgtttggtaactatttttgttttttgtttttaaaaacaaaaaataataaatgcgtttgataatttttagtttttgtttaacaatatgatgtgttgatttgaagaagaggagaaaaaaaaaattgaaaactgtttaaaaaaattttgaaagtgaaaaaaattctattttcaaaattttaattaaaatttaaaaaaataataaataaaaatagagttaccaaatacattttatgtttaattgtaaaatttttaattaattaaataaaaaactattttttttaagtgttacctgATGGAtccaaaacgagtatgttttaaatatttatactctcaagcgcacgaatcgtatatggaatatagtgttcgtgtaagcacgagatcgaacccaaatgagttgtctaaaataaaaaagaaaactattttaaatcaaaagtaataaattctaacctagctccaaagattgatgagttttaatattatgaacataaaataaatgattgaaaaataaagctatttaagagaataaaaataaagcaataatgatttaacaataagtgttaaaagaaaagattattaagatactagaatccatcaaatgtaagtttaataatatttattagtatattgattcccaagttttagtgatagttaaaataattcaaactatcattttccaaatagatttataattttaagcacaaattacttctaaaaagataagatttttcttcacttttcaaaattataatttcaaagcatttattgtaaatcaatctaatgaaataacaaataaatcaatgaacattatttataaggcaaaacataatatttttgttctaagcatggatgtgtacaatttaatgacacatcttacacaaagaatattatgtttttgcaaaatgaagaacaatgtgcatattatctaacaatccaaaatacgagatattaaagatgaaagacatatatgaagaagaaaaatccataaactttgttgcaatacaagagaaatcaacatacaacataaatattacctagttacaagttgcttcatcatgatcttaataatcttatgaaaaagattagaagcacataattagagtagaaattacaaaataaatgacatacatacttgcaaaatgctcttgaaaaacccaaaatggaagagagaatggtagagaaaaaataagagaaaagaagatggtaaccaaaaattaagcaccccaaatggtcttgaaaactcttatttatagccaaaatgagattattaaaataatcaatttaaattaattagattaattaaattagtactaatatggcaaataggggtaatttgtaggagtgatgatgattttgggtaaaaattgtgggtaaaaagttggcattttggacaAGGAGACAATGTACAAATTGATGGGCTCAAGAGGGGGCTGTGGCAGGAAGGAGGTGGCTGCTGGCTGTGGCTGAGTTGGGCTTGTGGGCTGGGCCAAGTGAAGGAAATGGCAGCAGCTGGTGGCTGGTGGGCCGGATCTGGGTGCCAGGCTGGCATGCGTGGAGATGGTGATTGGCTGAAGATGAGGAGGCGCTGGGTGAGGCAGATAGAAGGCGGGAGGAAATGAAGGAGAGATGCTGAACGCCTTTGGGTGCTGAGCTGGCAGGTTGAGGCATTGGGCCTGCTTTGGACGGACTAGGCCGAAGGTGGAGCAGGCCAGGCGGCTAGGAGGAGGCACGACTGGGAAGGTGATTGTGCCTGGGCCTGGGTCTCGGCAGGGGGGTTGGCTGAAGGAAAAATGCCACATTTCATGCTATTTCCTTCAAAATTACACATTTATCTTCTTTGCTCTTATTAATTTTTAAGCACCAACAATAGACTAAttttctacaaaataaatataaaataaatcataataaaatattttcaactataaaataaatcaagttaattctttgaaaatattaattataacttaatttatattttacatttaagttcaatactacaacatttttttacttccaactaaataataataattcaactaCAACTTTTTACcataaaaattcacaaaaatatagaaaatcaaaataaactcaataaattcaaaattacttaaaaacttaataaatcaattaaaaactcaagaattaagcaataattaacacataaaaagtggtaaattaactatattttgtagagttatcattaccaaacaacacctatacttttcttaatttgtatgggaaaatttattaaataaaaaattaaaatatgagaaacacaattagtagctaactaaaatattgaaatgccacattttttaatcatagttatgttttctttgattttgaagtttattttattattttttccttcattttttaattattttttcagttattctttttcttttttttccttacttattttttcttccattttttcctaccaatttttccttcatctttttttcttttctttttattgttcttcttcttttcatttttattcatttatctattttttttcatttgtattgttttatttttttgttcatatattttcagttttctttccttttttttctttgtttttgttttttttttcatttttttctttctagtttttctttatttttgtatttattatattttccttctatttttttttctttcttttttcttcttccatttcttttcatttttttctacttgttttttcattcatattttttttctttccattttctattatttttcttcttcttctttttatttttattcattcatctgtttttttccttcattatttctattgttttgtttttttttttcatattttttttagttttctttcctaagtttttttccttcctttttcttcattttttgtacttattcttttatcattacattacataattattttactattttgttatttattattgtaattttttttgtagttttttccactatatgtaaaaaaattcaaatcaattttttcagcattttctttttaatgTAACCCTTATaagaacaccaaaatttggaaagaaaactaataaaaatataaaaatgtgaatgggtaaccagttaccctgatgtGAACATTCaattctagaaaaaaaaaaattatatgaagaagatgggagagaaggggAAGGGGGTAGATCTGATATTTGTTTCTATCTTTAGAtctgtggtaactagttaccttcccATTCTTTGTGTGTAAATTTCCGGGGGGAACTgattaccttcacgttctttgtgtgtatatttctgggggtaactggtcaccttcacgttctgatgtgtgtgtatattttcgagttctttatggtaactggttacccatgttactaaaatcataattatttattcttccttttttaatgaagcgTTCTTCctatttttccttcaaatttgatgttttttttttcatatttaatatgagtaacccgtcacctctcttatggtaattggttaccctTCCTGGTATATGTTATTTAACTTAGctctatggttttttttttacataactgtcaaagatcaatcaagtaactgattACCTTACACAAGATTTGAGAAAAGAAAtgtacaatctaaaaaataatgtttataataaataaaaaataaaaacacaattcatattaaaattttttttataaaacaaccaaagaaaaatttaatataaaatcagtaatataaaaaaaataagctaaaaaaataataatcaaattacaaacatactaTTCCAAATTAATAAAGCTTGATTAAGAGTAAGACATAAATCAACTTTTATACAAATATATGAGAAAATAAActaataaaagtgaaaattcttaaataaaaaaaaatatttttttgttgaaaaaaaaaatatttttgcatACTGTATTAAAAATCTTATATAAAATAACTGGCTAGAAACAAATCATTGAatgtagtaattttttttttcaatgattaatgataataataataataaaataagtttGTGTGGTAGGCAAGGCATGAGTTGTAATTAATGTATCACGTGATATGCACATGACAATGACATTGGTAATTTGTCAAAGTACCGTTCCCGTTCCGACGTTTTTGTAGAGGCCGGGATCTAGCGTTGATATCTTTCAGAGGGTCCACTAAATCAAGAAAATGACTGACTAGTTATTTCGGCCACATGCCGCCCAAGAATCTCTCCATCGCTTAACCGGGACACTGATACACGTCATCATGTTATGCACAGTCAGCAAAACAACATTATACTCTTTttaaatttcttttcttttcttttctatttgaTATGCATTGCATgcccataattttattaaaagcAAAGATCTTTACTATGCTAATCCTGGCTTGTACAAATTTAGTTTTATTCGAAATAAGGTTAGTTAAGATTATTTGTTCTTAGGCAAGATATTTTCGTGATTCgactaaaaaaaataaatctataTTCACGGATTTGAGTCTAATTATTTTTTGTCAATGTCTGCAGTGAATCCATTTTTAGTGAAGGATAATTAGGATACTAAAGATTTAGTAAATTACTGAATAATGGCTTAATAGTGCAAAAATGGagccaaaaagaaaagaagagggaTTATTTTCTTTCCTCCTTTAATGTTGTAATGGGGCAAGTTGTTTAATTCTTGTTAGGACTGGGAATGTTGTAGCCCATACACTTGCAAGTCTAGATTGAAATTTTCAGATTATTCTTGTTAAATCTTATTTGTTGTTTTTAGATTATTATATTTTGGTTTAGGGAAATTTTCACTTGCAATACTATGCTACTATTTTATAACTTCAGATTATGATTGCGGAAAAAAAATTCAGATTATAATAAATGAAAGTCCTgatcaatttgataaaattagcTGTTCTAACATACTAAAACACTCATTTACGGtgaggaaaaaaagaaaaagggccTTATTCCATATACTGTAAATACCATAAACAGCTAaggttgttgtttttcttaaaaaatatttttttgtgggGTGAAATTTATGTTTCAATCATCCTTAACCAAATATGTAACACACCCTATAAAATCAGTCTTCCAATGAAGAATTAAAGAGATTTAAAATAACGAAGGGACCAATACTTTACAAATATCAAGTCCAGGCTAATCTAGGTCAACTCAATATTTTTTTAGCATCTTCTTCTTAAAGGCCTGTTGACGTTTAATTActagaaaataaaattgaactacatttctattttttttattaataaataagaaATTTCCCCCCTAAACTATGACCTCTATAGAGTTTTGCTCTTGAATTATTTTTTGTGGCAAAAATTCTCTCTGAACTATAACAACTATTGTAAATATGTCTCTTATAGTgtatttcattcatttttttttaaacagtttgcTCATGTAATACTGATGTTGCGCTAATGTGGCAAGATTCAACAGTCCTAACATGCAAATACATACATGCATAATGATATAATaacaaattttgaaaatatgtttttgcatttttagaaataatttttgtatatttaacGCCACGAAGCTCGATTTTGGCTAACTTCAGTTAGTTAAATAGACCATCGCACTGTAACTATGTATGTGATATGTGACTAATAGCAAACTgcttaaaaaataaatagaatacaACAAAAGATGCATGTTTGCAATGATTTCTATAATTCAGAGAGCTTGTTGCCACAAAAAATAGTTCAGAGTGCAAAACTCTTCAATAACTATATTTAAGGGGAAAAACTGCTATTAGTAGGAAGTAGAAAATAGAACTAGCTTTATTGAAAAGTGAAAGatctaattacaaaaaaaatgttCACATTGCCAATTGTAAATAAAATACTAACAAACTAACTAAATTTACATAGATTACATATTTGAAAATAAAGCTTTAGTTAGGATGTCTGCAAGGTTGTTTTTGGAGTTTATGTGTATCATTTCAATAAACCATTTTGAACCTTCTCTCACTTATTATATGGTAATCAATTTCCATGTGTCTGCTAGGTGGATTGCCGCATTGTTAACACAAAATAGAACTTGTTATTTTTATGTTCAATGCCGAAGTCTTCGAAATTTCACAAGTACGTAGCATTGGCTATATTTTTATATTCAGCTTTTGCAAAGGATTTGGAGATAGTAGGCTTTCCAAGAGTGTAGAGATTTTCTTAGGAACACTCAGTGATATAGATCTTCTATAGTGCACCTACGATACCAATCAGCATCTGCAAATACTTTAAGTTGAAGATCGTCtggatttatatttttatttcatCATAGGCTTGAATGTGAGGTTCAGTCTTGGTACAAAAGAATAACCCTTGACCTGGATGCCCATTAAGCATAGTTTGTGTTAGGAATTGATCTTAGTTTGTGGACTGATTAAGATATGTCAGGTAGATCAGCTTGCCAATCATGCTTCTATAAGAGGTCGCATCAGAAAGTTTAAGTTGGGTTCCATTGGGGTGGAGTAATGGCTTTAAGATCATTTAAGTTAGCCAACTAAATTTTTTGGTAGCTCCCCTTAATCTTATATCTTTGAGGCATTTTCATGTAGACGTCTTCTTCTAGTTTTCCATGTAAGAATGCATTATTTATTTATATCCATTTGATGAAGAGTCCAGTTATGTTCAATTTTGGGGAACCTTGATGTAACGagccaaattcgctaataaggcttaagggtcttgattagtgtgccgggagggcataaatgagatttgagtgaatagtatttatttgaatgagatattatgtgattaatagtgcttaaatgatattatatgataattaatgatattatgtgataatatgaaatagacatgttgtatatgtgagaaccacattattatgtggataattctgcagccggcgactcgaggcgatcctagggctagatagcgggaaaagtcacaacggggcattataattgactttggacaagtcaaggagtattttaggtatcgggtagtgattcatactatcgggtgatgaaaataaataattggagatatatttgaggttagaatgtctaggcaggATTATTgggggggattttaccgttttgccctcgggaatgtttccggcaccccgagctgggattagtctaatagcctaaggatatacttgaaagaccttagaaaatactagacacaggaaatataaaccgactctttctctctcttctctctcttaaggaagaacAACTCTGAGTTTTCAAGAGAATCAAGTTGAatatttgggaattgaagggagtAATATGGAGGATTAGCTTAGGAACTAATCAAGGATTGACATAGAGCCAAGGtaatctttgaattttcgtttctatggttgggaatcttgagaaaatggctgagttttaatggttgtggttttggtattcaaggttggatttgaggctggaatctttgaagttaggtcagggaactcttggagaagtgattCTGCAACAGAGGTAAGGTTCAATTCaaggtttgatggttgaattttagagtttccatggctgggttttgtgttttaagttaggaagtttcagtaattgaaatgggtctttgatgggtttctagcttaggtttcagctgggttgagttgttggaatcttgtgggaagtctttGGATAACTGAGTTGTGGAtttagggtggttttgagtgagtttgcatgaggtttgggagttacaaatggtggttttctgggttcgaaggggttgggccgcggcctagttcttggtgagccgcgacccttggaagttgagttgtgctgaggaggagggcgggccgcggcatggcctaaggaatgccgcggcccttacctgtttttgtgcccatggagggttctgtctggggccatgctgcggcatggatggcccatgccggggcccttaagggattttgggattttgagattttaggcttgggaatttaacctagggtgctcggggttgagtcttttaccatatttggtgaagttcaatgttccgaggactagagcttggtttagaaactcatttaaggttgttaatggtatccttcctcatgtttgtgactaggtactaagctagggcttggggatcggatcgcgctcaaggagtatcgcccgtaactaattcatctagaagctaaaggtaagaaaactatacccggttgagtatttgaacgggactaagggctccctgacatatatgattgaaagaatggtattatgccatgtaaattgtaaaccaacggcctaagcgtgccacggctcggacactggtatccgaggacagcttattatgcactgagctcggtttaagcgggccggagtcagtgggttaaacagagggtgtgacctaaggtgtcggccctagtatttgagTTGATTGATTATAATAtctggctatgaatgtgattaacgAGATTGTTGAATAGTCTAAATATAGATGAGGTTATTCGTACTCTAatgtatgcttatatgctatggattgaacatttgaacatgcttactagaatatttgtttgataatatcgtatatgctgtgtatgttgttttcttgctaggcctcggctcacgggtgctgcgtggtgcaggtaaaggcaagtcAACCCTGAccggagagctctgcagggtgaatgtacatgtcaggccgctcagccgccacggttgaggaaattacagggacgagaggaccaaaaccttgtattttgccttagtatggctaatatttaCCTTTAACTGTTGAGTTTTGTAAACTGGcttttaaactttgtacttctagGGATCCTTTCT from Humulus lupulus chromosome 5, drHumLupu1.1, whole genome shotgun sequence encodes the following:
- the LOC133778191 gene encoding uncharacterized protein LOC133778191, whose protein sequence is MALVSAFLEIFRRPTIVEVLGELVLFITPLWIAVFVGVVVGWAWRPKWASLVGRDMSDCSASKQEASSSSPPTSSSLYFASMPSLNSLKFQLPSCVSWGSEDGIQQNAIAVPAMVNSDSSSSRLTNEIPSLVNGDDLEHLCRIVEEKDGGPAWIKMMDRSTPTMGYQAWRRDPETGPPQYRSRTVFEDATAELVRDFFWDDEFRMKWDDMLIHSSILEECPTTGAMVVQWVRKFPFFCSDREYLIGRRIWESGQAYYCVTKGVPYPSVERRSKPRRVDLYYSSWCIRPVESRRGDGLMTSCEVLLFHHEDMGIPWELAKLGVRQGMWGAVKKIDPGLRKYQKARAAGAPFSRCAHLAHINTKVSADYLRTIENACEDSSVVEGHNTLEKQEGKNIPKLLVVGGAVLLACSLDRGLLTKAVIFGVARRFAKIGRRL